TTCCTGCTCAAAGACGATCTGGAAGGCGAGCACCTGACTGTCTTCGACGTGCTACGGGCCACCGAGTACGTGACCCCCGCCGCCGAAATTATTGACGCCCGCATTCAGCGCGTGTCCAAGGCCAGCGGCAAGCCCCGCCGCGTGACCGACACCATTTCCGACAACGCCGCCAACGCGGGCATTATCGTGGGCGGGCGGGCGCTGCGCCCCAACGACCTGGACATGCGCTGGGCCGCCGCGCTGTGTATTCGTAACGGCACTGTGGAGGAAACCGGCGTGGCCGCTGGAGTGCTGGGCCACCCCGCCAGCGGTATTGCCTGGCTGGCCCGCCGCCTGGCCCCACACGGCGAAAAGCTCCGCGCCGGAGAACTGGTGCTGGCAGGCTCGTTCACCCGCCCGGTGGACATCGCCAGCGGCGACACTTTCACCCTGGATTACGGCCCACTGGGCGTGTTCACCTGCCGCTTCACCGGCGAGGCACGCCTCAAGGACGCCTGAGATGCCGGAAGGCCGAATCGCCGCCGTGCTGATCCATGTCGCCGATCAGGAAGCGGGACTGGACTGGTACAGCCAGGCCTTTCCTCAGGCCCAGCGGCGTGTGGTGGAAGGCTTCACACTGCTGGATGTGGGGGGCATCAGCCTGGAGATTGTCCCTGCCGACGCCAAAGTAAGCAGTGGCGCAGCGGGCACCGTGGTGTACTGGCACACGGACAATTTCGCGGCTGAGCTGAACCGCCTGCAAGCACTGGGCGCCGTCCTTTACCGGGGACCGATGGCGATTGAAGAAGGGCAGCAAATGGCTCAAGTCAAAGACCCCTGGGGCAACCTGCTGGGCCTGCGCGGCTGAGCGGCCTCAAGTGACCCACAACCAAGGAGAGATGCATGACTTTTGACAATTCCTTCAAGCAGGCTCTACAAAGTGGACAGACGCAATATGGTTACTGGCTGGCCCTGGCCCACCCTTACGCCGCTGAAGCCTGTGCTGGCGCAGGTTACGACTGGCTGCTGATTGACGGCGAACATGCGCCCAACACCGTGCCGGACATCCTGGCGCAGCTGCAAGCCGTGGCTCCCTACGCAGGCGAGGCCATCGTGCGGCCCGTGAACAGTGACACGGCACTCATCAAGCAACTGCTGGATATCGGTGCGCGCACGCTGCTGGTCCCCATGATTGACACTGCCGAGCAGGCTGCTGGCGTCGTTGCGGCCACCCGTTATCCGCCTGCCGGGGTGCGCGGGGTGGCGTCCGCACTGGTGCGGGCCTCGCGCTGGGGCACCCGCGCCGATTACCTGACTCGGGCCGAGGAGGAAATCTGCGTGCTGGTGCAGGTGGAGACGGTCACGGGCCTGGAGAACCTGGACGCCATTGCGGCGACTGAGGGTGTAGACGGCGTGTTTATCGGCCCCGCCGACCTGAGTGCCAGCATGGGCTTGATTGGGCAGCCAGGACATCCTGACGTGCAGGCCGCGATTCGGGAGGCTGCCGAGCGCATTCGCGCCGCAGGCAAGGCAGCGGGCATCCTGGCCGTCAATGAAGACGATGCCCGGCGTTATCTGAGCTGGGGGTACACCTTCGTGGCGGTCGGGGTGGATGTGCTGGACCTGACCCTTGGGGCCAAGGCGGCCCGCCAGCGCCTGGGCTGATTTGCTAATCTCAGTCCAGTTCATCCCCACAGGGACAGAGGGAAGTCCGGTGTAGGCTGCCTGTATGGCGGCCCAGTCCGGCACGGTCGCGCCACGGTTATCAGTCCGGTCGCTCACCTGTGAGAGAGAAAGGGTCGGTGATCCCGCGCCAGGGTCACGGGCCGTCTCCAAGCCAGCGCTGCGGCTTTTTCTTCTCACTTGCCTGCTGTTCCGGAAAGCGAAGTGCCATGACAAGTGAGCCCCCCGCCGAAAGCCGACTGACCCGCATCACCCAGGTGGTGTTTCCCGGAACCACCAATCACCACGGCACGCTGTTTGGCGGCGAGGTGCTGAGCATGATGGACAGCGCCGCCTTTATCGCCGCTACCCGTCACTGCCGCATGAAAGTCGTTACGCGGCTGATGGAAACCACCGAATTTGCCCAGCCGATTCCAGCGGGAAGCATCGTGGAGCTGACGGCCTGGGTGACCGGCGTGGGCCGCACCTCCATGCGCGTCCGGGTAGAGGTGGTGACCGAGGACATGTACTCTCCGGCCCGCTCGGTGGCCTGTAGCGGCGAATTCGTGCTGGTGGCGCTGGGCAGTGACGGTCAGCCGTCTCCTGTTCCCAGTCTGTCTACTGCAACACTTGCGGACGGTGATGCGGGGTTTTGAACCGGGTTCAACCTGTCTCAACTCTTCCGTCAGGTGCCCACATCTCAGGGCCTGAGGCCCGCCGCATACTGATGAGATGAGACCTGCTTCCGGGCCTGGATCTGCTCCCCTGCATGCCGCCTTCTCTGGCTGGACCGCCGCATGAGCGGTTACCTGTTGGCCGTCGGCACCGCCGTGCCGGAGCACGTCTACCTGCAGCCGATGGTGCGCGACATGATCAAAGAGCAGCCCTCGCTGGGCCGGTTGGGCCGCCGCCTGGTGCCTTCGGCCTTCAATGCTTCGGGCATTGACCAGCGCCACAGTGTGATCGGGGATTACCAGCCCGGCTCAGGCGGGGGCCTCTTTTTTGATGAGGCCACCGGGCAGATGCTCTCGCCCAGCACTGGAGTCCGTAACGAAGTCTATGTCCGCGAGGCCACGCCGCTCTTTGTGGAGGCGGGGCGCCGAGCGCTGGACGCCAGCGGGCTGCAACCGGAAGACGTTACGCATGTCATTACGGTGTCATGTACCGGATTCTTTGCACCAGGGCCGGACTACATGGTGGTGCGTCAGTTGGGGCTGCGACCTACGACTGGGCGCTATCACGTGGGCTTTATGGGGTGCTACGCGGCATTTCCGGCCCTCAAGATGGCCCAGGCCTTTTGCGGGGCCGACCCGCAGGCCAAGGTGCTGGTCATCTGCACCGAGCTGTGTTCTCTCCACGTGAATCCCAGTGACGATCCTGACTCCATCATTGCCAGCACGGTCTTCGCCGACGGCGCGGCAGCGGCAGTGGTCAGCGCCCGGCCGCCCCGAAGCGGACAGACGGCCCTGCGCCTGGACGCCTTCGAAACGGCCCTGACTCCGCCCGGCGACGGTGAAAAGGACATGGCCTGGAACATCGGCGATCAGGGCTACGAGATGGTCCTGAGCAGCTATGTGCCCGACATCATCGAAAACCACCTGCACGGGGCGCTGGGGCCGCTGCTGCTGAACCTGGCCGAGGAGCTGAATCTGATCGGGGCCGAGGTGGACCACTGGGCGGTGCACCCCGGGGGCCGCGCCATTCTGGACAAGGTGCAGGGGAGCCTGGGCCTGAGCGACGTGCAGATGGCTCCTTCGCGTGAGGTGCTGCGCGAGTACGGCAACATGAGCAGCGCCACGGTGCTGTTCATCATCGCAGAGTTGTTACAGCAGGTGCAATCAGGCGAACGAGTCTGCGCGATGGCGTTTGGTCCCGGGCTGACGGTGGAGTCCGGCCTGATGACCGCAGTGCGGGGCGAATAGATGTCCTGGCTGCCAGATTTTTCCCGGCGTGAGGTGGCACAGGCTGAGTTGATGGATGACCCACACTGTGACCTTGACGCCCTGCAGCGCACTTACCAACAGTTTGGGGCCGTCAATGCGCTGGTAGCAGGCTGGCCGCTGGTGTACCGCCGCTTCATCCGTCCCTACCTGCGCCGTGAGCGGGCCAATACCCTGCTGGACATCG
This sequence is a window from Deinococcus radiophilus. Protein-coding genes within it:
- the hpaH gene encoding 2-oxo-hept-4-ene-1,7-dioate hydratase, producing the protein MTQAHTERKIPDSELASLAAELQQAEDSGVQIAPFSERFPGMVLADAYAVQRAWVDRKVADGAVIRGHKIGLTSRAMQLSSQIDEPDYGTLTDDMFFDPNGDIPLSRFVAPKIEVELAFLLKDDLEGEHLTVFDVLRATEYVTPAAEIIDARIQRVSKASGKPRRVTDTISDNAANAGIIVGGRALRPNDLDMRWAAALCIRNGTVEETGVAAGVLGHPASGIAWLARRLAPHGEKLRAGELVLAGSFTRPVDIASGDTFTLDYGPLGVFTCRFTGEARLKDA
- a CDS encoding type III polyketide synthase, giving the protein MSGYLLAVGTAVPEHVYLQPMVRDMIKEQPSLGRLGRRLVPSAFNASGIDQRHSVIGDYQPGSGGGLFFDEATGQMLSPSTGVRNEVYVREATPLFVEAGRRALDASGLQPEDVTHVITVSCTGFFAPGPDYMVVRQLGLRPTTGRYHVGFMGCYAAFPALKMAQAFCGADPQAKVLVICTELCSLHVNPSDDPDSIIASTVFADGAAAAVVSARPPRSGQTALRLDAFETALTPPGDGEKDMAWNIGDQGYEMVLSSYVPDIIENHLHGALGPLLLNLAEELNLIGAEVDHWAVHPGGRAILDKVQGSLGLSDVQMAPSREVLREYGNMSSATVLFIIAELLQQVQSGERVCAMAFGPGLTVESGLMTAVRGE
- the hpaI gene encoding 4-hydroxy-2-oxoheptanedioate aldolase, coding for MTFDNSFKQALQSGQTQYGYWLALAHPYAAEACAGAGYDWLLIDGEHAPNTVPDILAQLQAVAPYAGEAIVRPVNSDTALIKQLLDIGARTLLVPMIDTAEQAAGVVAATRYPPAGVRGVASALVRASRWGTRADYLTRAEEEICVLVQVETVTGLENLDAIAATEGVDGVFIGPADLSASMGLIGQPGHPDVQAAIREAAERIRAAGKAAGILAVNEDDARRYLSWGYTFVAVGVDVLDLTLGAKAARQRLG
- a CDS encoding VOC family protein, coding for MPEGRIAAVLIHVADQEAGLDWYSQAFPQAQRRVVEGFTLLDVGGISLEIVPADAKVSSGAAGTVVYWHTDNFAAELNRLQALGAVLYRGPMAIEEGQQMAQVKDPWGNLLGLRG
- a CDS encoding acyl-CoA thioesterase; this encodes MTSEPPAESRLTRITQVVFPGTTNHHGTLFGGEVLSMMDSAAFIAATRHCRMKVVTRLMETTEFAQPIPAGSIVELTAWVTGVGRTSMRVRVEVVTEDMYSPARSVACSGEFVLVALGSDGQPSPVPSLSTATLADGDAGF